The region GAGACTTTATTATAGAGGACTAAAACTAAAACCTAGGGTATATGTCTATGTATAGGCAATTATCCTAGGTTTTTGTAAAATATATAATTATTTTACATCGTGTCCACATTCACTATCTGTGCCTTTTAAAATGCCAATGCCATGAGAAAGTACAGGTAAAATAACCTCTAAACATTCCTTTACTCCCTTTGGGCTACCAGGTAAGTTGATTATTAAAGTTTGTTTTCTTATTCCTGATACAGCTCTAGAAAGCATGGCCTTAGGAGTAACACTAAGGCTTTTCATTCTAATAGCTTCTGAAATGCCAGGGGTTAATCTCTCCACAACATCTAAGGTTGCTTCAGGGGTAACATCCCTAGGGGAAAATCCTGTACCACCAGTTGTAAAAATAATATCAAGCTTTGCTTCATCACACATATAAATTAATCCTTCAGCTAACTTCTCTCTTTCATCAGGAACAATCATATATTCCCTTACAACTCCTCCAATAGGTTCAAGCATTTCACCAATTAATGGACCGCTTTTATCTGTTCGTTCTCCCTTAGAGCCTTTATCACTAGCTGTAATAATACCAACTGTAATCAAATTGTACTCCTCCACTTCATATATAATATTTTTGTAAAACATTGTTGTATCTATATTAGTTATCATATAATATAAGTATAACATAGAAATGGAGGTGAGTAGAATGAGGTTTTTAGCAAGATGGTTTATAAGTGCTATTTCGATTTATATAATAGCTAATTTATCTTTAGGGGTTACTGCATCAAGCTTTAAGGCAACTTTAGTCGCCGCAGCTATTTTAGGTATTGTAAATACAATTATTAAACCTATTTTAGTAATTCTCACTTTACCAATTAACATAATGACCTTAGGATTATTTACATTCATTATTAATGGTATTACATTAATGATAACATCCAGCATTGTTGGAGGCTTTGAAGTGAAAAATATCTTTGCAGCGGTTGTTGCATCTGTACTTATTAGTATAGTTAATATGATATTAACAAGCTTAACAGGAGTTAAAAAATAACAAAAGTTAAAGTATAGCGAGGGAGAAACGTGGAAAATATAATTGATACAAAACTAGATAAATTTAAGCTAAGATTTGGAAATGAAAAGGACGTTCCTTTAATTTTGCAGTTTATTAAAGAATTGGCTGATTATGAAAAGTTATTACATGAAGTGGTTGCAACGGAAGAAATATTAATGGATTCCTTATTTAAACAAAAATCAGCAGAAGTTGTTATTGGTGAATATGAAAATAAATCTGTAAGTTTTGCATTGTTTTTTCATAACTTCTCAACATTTTTAGGTCGATCAGGAATTTACTTAGAAGATTTATATGTAAAACCTGAAATGCGAGGAAAGGGAATAGGAAAGCTAATGTTATCATTCCTAGGAAAGCTTGCCATTGAAAGAGGTTGTGGAAGATTAGAATGGTGGTGTCTTGATTGGAATGAGCCATCAATTCAGTTCTATAAAAGTATGAGTGCTATTCCAATGGATGAATGGACAGTATATAGAGTTTGTGATGAAGCCTTAGTTGATTTAGCTAAGGGATATGATAGCTAGTTACATAAATTTATATAATTGAATAATATTTTTCTGTTTAAAAAGGCATTGGTTTTTATCAATGTCTTTTTATTATAACCTTATAGAAGAATTGCAAAGAATATTTGGGAATATTTTGATAAAAAGCAGGATATAAGATAAATAGATAGAAGATTATGTTAAAGCAATATGGGATCAGTTAAGTTAATTAAAGGAAGAAAAGGAGGCTGGAAATTAATATGTTCAAGGAAAATAAAATATATATTATAATATTTCTGACTCTCATTATATCAATATTGATACCTAATACTAGCTATGGAAATTCAGCTGAACCACCATCTATATTAATTATCGTTCCAAATGCCCCTAATGACTTGGAAGTAAGTGCTAGAACTGGAGATAATGTAATAAAAGGCAGAGAAATAAATAAATTAATTGAAACTCACTATACTTTCTATAATAGCCAGATTAAGATGGCTTCTAGGCACAAGGATATCGACTATATATTTACAATTAGTACAGGAGATATCAGCTATGAAATAGCTTTAGAGAAACCTGTAGCATCATATAATAATATATATACATTAGATTTAGATGCTCAGATATTGACTCCAGGAAAATTACTATCGAGATCAATTTTATTAGTTGCTATGCGTATAATTTTGACACTTATAATAGAAGGAATTGTATTCTGGAAATTTGGTTTTAGAAACAAAGAGTCCTGGATAGCTTTTATTATTATAAATTTAATTACGCAAGGTGCATTAAATATTTGGATTAATGGATTTGATCCTAGCAGTAGTTATATGATTTTTTCATTGATACTTGCTGAGATAATTATATTTATTACTGAGATGATACTATTTCCCATATTTGTAAAGGAGCATTCAAAATCGAAGAAAGCGGCATATGTTTTTATTGCAAATATTGTAAGCTTAATTGCTGGTGGATATATTATTACAATATTACCTATATAATAGCTGCTTAGTTTCTTCTACTTGGCTTAAAGAGTTAAAAATTTATTTTTACATAGAGATGCCACTAGCAATTTAGGATACATTGTATTATAGAGAAATTAATCTATCTTAAGTGGAACAACTTAAAAAGTTCATCGTCTAAGAATAAAAGAGAATTATTAGGAGAGTGAATTTATTGTGAAGAAATCTTTAATTTTGATTATAGGTATAATAATGATATTTACGATTGTAGCAGGATGTAGTAATTCAGAAAAGGATAATGAGGTTTCATTTATTGCAACTGTACTTGAAAATAATCAATCCTACTTGTTAGTAGAACCTGTTGAAGGCTCTTCTGAACTTAGTTCTGCTGATAAAATTATGGTATCTATAGGAGATGAAACTCTGTTAAAATCTCAAAATGAACAGACAATTGTAGATAACATTGAAGTTGGGAGTAAAGTTGAAGTATTTTACGATGGTAGGATTGCTGAAAGTTATCCTGCACAAATTAATACTTGCCATCAGGTTAAAATATTAGATTATAATATTTTTACTACAGAAGATGAGAATTTTCTAGTAAAAACATATATTAATAAATTAGAGCTTAAAGAAAATGAAGAAATAAGCATGTATTCAACTATAGAATATATTGGGGAAAAAGACAACATTACTATATGGTCAGGAGAGCCATATTTTCATTATACGATTTATAATGGACAAGAATATTTTAATGAGGGTATAACTGAAGATTTACTAAAGCAAACAGTTTTAAACAAAGGTGAAATATATACTATACCATTTTCAAAGAGTGGAGGATTTAGTGGGGATGATCCCAAAGCTGATTTCTGGAAACACTACTATTCAGAAAAAGAGCTAAAATTACCTAAAGGAGAATACTCTTTTACTGCATATACAGATTTTGCTTTGACTGAAGAACAAACAGAAAAAGTAACATTAAAAATAGACTTTGAAGTTAAAGTGAAATAATTTAAAAAATTAAGGAGAAATACACATGAAAAGATGCTCTTGGTGTGAAAATGATGAACTATATATAAAATATCATGATGAGGAATGGGGTGTTCCTGTTCATGATGATAATAAACATTTTGAGTTTTTAGTTTTAGAGTCAGCCCAGGCAGGTTTAAGCTGGATTACTATCTTAAGAAAGAGAGATAATTATAGAAAAGCGTATGATAACTTTGATCCCGTAAAGGTAGCTAAATATGATGAAGAAAAAATTAATGAATTAATAAATAACCCAGGAATTATTAGAAATCGTAGAAAAATTGAAGCTTCAGTTAATAATGCACAAAGATTTTTAGAAATTCAAAAGGAGTTTGGAAGCTTTAATAATTACTTATGGGGCTTTATAAATAATGAAACAATAAAAAATGAATGGGATAATATTTCACAAGTACCTGCTAATACAGATCTGTCAAGTAAAATAAGTAAGGACTTAAAAAAACGTGGTTTTAGATTTGTAGGCTCAACAATAATTTATTCCTATTTACAGGCGGCAGGATTGGTAAATGATCATATTAAAGATTGTTTTAGATATAATGATATATAAAATAAAAAAATCGACAAATATAGTCGATTTTTTATTTTAGAAGAAATAATCTTTAAATTGTTGATAGTTTCTAAAGACGTATAAAATCAGTAATACTTTGAGTACTTGAAAATTTAGAATAAATTTTAAGTACGACAGGAGTCGATGCGATAGCATCATACGACTTTTTTTTTATTTTATATTAAATATAACTTTCAAAATGTTACAAAACAAGTGTTTTTTCACTGAAGGACTTGTCCTACATTTATAGAAATAGTATATATCACGTAAATAGGAGGGGTAAAAGTTGCAATTACAATATGAAATGGTAGACAACATACTAATTGTTAAATTTGATGGTGAATTGGATCATCATGTTGCTGAAAACATTAGAACAGATCTAGATGATACAATTAGTCAACATAGGATTAAAAACCTAGTTTTTGATCTAAGTGGCATGGGATTTATGGATAGCTCTGGAATAGGGGTTATTATTGGACGATATAAGAATATATCTAAACTAGGGGGAAAAGTATCGGTTATCCATGTAACTGATCAGATAGATAAAATATTTAGTCTAGCAGGTTTATACAACATTATAAGTAAGCATAACAACAAAAGCGAAGCCCTTAATTGTATGTAAAGGAGTGTAATTAGATGGAATACAAAAACTATATGAAAATAGAATTTGACAGCAAATCTCAAAACGAGGCTTTTGCTAGAGTAGTAGTGGCTGCTTTTGCCTCACAGTTAGATCCTACAATAGAAGAAATTACAGATATAAAAACTGCTGTTTCCGAAGCAGTAACCAATGCTATTATTCATGGATATGAGAGTAACATGGGTATGGTTACTGTAACATGTAGAATAAATGGTAATGAGTTAGAGATTATTATAGAAGATAAGGGACATGGGATTGATAATGTTGAACAAGCAAGAGAACCTCTTTTTACTTCTAAACCACAACTAGAGCGTTCAGGTATGGGCTTTACTGTGATGGAAACCTTTATGGACGAAATTGAAGTATATTCTGAGCTAGAAAAGGGAACAACAATAAGAATGGTAAAAAAGTTCAAAAGCCTGAATGTAGAGTAAGGGGTAGATAAAATGAATTTTCCAGCATTCTCAGGGGAACAAGTTGAAATATTGGAGCACGAAAAAACTATAGAATTAATATTAGAGGCACAAAAAGGAAGCTTACAAGCTCAAGAAACATTAGTAAGTCATAATTTAGGACTAGTTAGAAGTGTAATAAGGCGTTTTGCTAATAGGGGATATGATAGAGAAGATTTATTTCAATTGGGCTGTATCGGATTAATTAAAGCAATCAAAAAGTTTGATATCAGTTTTGATGTAAGATTTTCTACCTATGCAGTACCTATGATTATTGGAGAGATAAAACGATTTTTAAGGGATGATGGAATAATTAAAGTATCCAGATCTCTAAAGCAGACAGCAGCTAGGGTTAAAATGACAAAGGAGAGATTGCAAAAGGAACAAGGTAGGGAACCGACTTTACAGGAAATTGCTGATGACATGGATGTAACAAAGGAAGAAATTGTAATGGCATTAGATTCCAGTGCACATCCAGAGTATTTATATGATGTTATTCATCACGATGATGGTTCACCAATACATCTTATAGATAAAATTAGTGAAACTGATAGTTTAGAGGATAGTGAGGTAATTGATAGGATAATGCTTCAAGAAGCTATTGCAAAATTAGAACCAAGAGAAAGACAAATTATATTTTTAAGATATTTTAAAGATCAAACACAAACCGAAATTGCTCAAGTTTTAGGTATTTCTCAGGTTCAAGTTTCAAGAATCGAAAAAAAAGTATTGCAAAATATGAAAGATTTAATGAAGAAGGCTTAAATATAAGTCTTCTTTTTTATTTAAATAAAATATCCACAGTAATTATTTAGCTAATAAGTATAGAACATAATAAAGGAATTAAAAAATGAAAATAGCAAATAATAAATGTGAAGGATGGTGAGAATATGACATATATATTAAGAAAATATAAAAACATATTTTTTATAACACTTATTTTAGTACTTTCCTTTAGTGCATGGTACATTTTTACAAGTAATAATATCAATAAAATACCTGAAAAAGCAGATTTAGTTTTGAATCATACCAGCATTTTAAGGAGTAGGACAAATGAGTAATAATAATCAAGTTTTTTTGAGAGTAAATGGAAAGGTTTCACTTCCAAAGAGCCAATCTGTTGTATTAAAAGATTTAGTAGAAATTTCTGCCGACAAGGAAATAAAGAAAAAATTAGAAAATTTAAGTTATCCAGTTAACATAAAAGACAATAGTAACATTTTAATTTCAGTTATATCACTTATAACCTTTATAAAAGAAAATATATCTGATGTTGACTTAGTGGTTATAGGTGAAACTGATATTTTAATTAGCTTTCAAGATGATAATATAAATACAGATAAATACAAAAAATTGAGAGTTTTAGTAGTATGTTTGTTGCTATTTATAGGATCTATTACGGCTATTATTAATTTTCACTCTGATGTGGATATGAAAACGGCCCATACTGTTATATATAAGATAATTACAGGTGTAGAAACTGATAGACCATTATTACTGCAAATACCATATTCTTTAGGAATAGGAGTAGGAATGGCAGTGTTCTTCAATCATATATTTAAGAAAAAAATCAATAATGAACCTACCCCACTTGAAATGGAGATATATTCTTATCAACAAAGCGTAGATGAATATATAAAAAACAACAATAGTGAACAGCGCTAGAGGTGATAAAGGTGATAAAGATGAAATATACAATTGTACCTCTGTTAGGATTTTCAAATGGGATTATTGTAGGAAGTGGGATTGTTGCCTTACTTTCACTTTTAGATATTATTCCAAGACTAGCTCAATTAACAAAAACCTATAATAATATTAAACTTTATGAAAGTGTAATTGTAGGTGCTGCTGTTTTGGCATCGATTACTTCTCTTACAGGTGTTGGAATAAATTTAGGAAAGTTCACAGTGATAATTGTTGGATTTAGTATGGGTATATTTATTGGGCTACTAGCATCTGCATTAGCCGAAGTATTAAATGTCATGCCTGTATTAATAAGAAGATTTAGATTAGATGGATATATAATATATATAGTTTATTCATTAATACTTGGAAAAGTATTAGGATCATTGTTAAATTGGACGCTATATTTTAAATTTAAATAGAGAGGAAATTACACATGAATAAATATAAATCATATTATTTACCAAATCAATTTGATATACACAAATTTGAAAATATAGAGGATAAAAAAATTATCCATCAATTTGAAGATAAAAATATAACTGTAAATATAGAAAAGCTAACAGATAAATATATATTAAATCAGCTAAGATAGATAAATACTAAATATGGAGTGATATGAATGTCAAAAAATCAAGCGAATAAAAATAAGGCTTATCAAAATTATGTAGATACAAAAATTCCAAAGCCTCATTTACTTAAAAATTGCATATGGGCTTTTTTGGTTGGGGGAGCTATATGTACAATAGGAGAAGTAATCCATCGTGTAATAGAATCACACTATAAGTACTCTCATTTAGATGTAAGTGATATAACTACTTTAATAATGGTTTTTATTGGAGCATTTTTAACGGGGATAGGTATATACGATATTATTGGTAAAAGAGCAGGAGCAGGGTCTCTTATTCCAATTACAGGATTTGCGAACTCTATAGTTGCTCCTGCAATGGAATTTAAACGAGAAGGATTTATAATGGGAGTTGCAGCAAAGATGTTTGTTTTAGCAGGTCCAGTACTAGTATATGGAATAGGCTCTTCAGTAATAGTTGGCATTTTATACTATATTTTTAAAAAATAGGAGGGAATTAATTATGGCTATAAAAAAACTAGGAAGTCAAACTATAAGGTTATTAAATCCTCCATCAATTATTTCTACAGGTACAGTTGTAGGTCCTAAAGAAGGAGAGGGTCCTCTGGCACAATACTTCGATACAATATTAGATGATGATTTATTTGGAGAAGATAGTTGGGAAAAAGCTGAAAGTAAGTTAACTAAAGAATCAGTAAAGTCTGCCTTAAGTAAAGCTAGATTAAATATGACAGATATGGAATATATGTTTGGTGGAGATTTACTTAATCAACTTATGTCAACATCATTTGCTGCTAGAGATTTGCAAATTCCTTTCTTTGGACTATATGGAGCCTGTTCTACTATGACAGAATCTCTTAGCTTAGCATCTATGATAATAGATGGAGGATATGCAGACAATGTAGTGGCAACAACATCAAGCCATTTTTCTGCTGCAGAAAGACAGTATAGATTTCCATTAGAGTCTGGAAATCAACGTCCGGTAACGTCACAGTGGACAGTAACAGGTTCTGGATCTGCAATATTATCAGCAAAAGGTGAAGGTCCATACATTACTTATGTTACAACAGGGAAAGTAATAGACTTTGGTATTAAAGATGCAACAAATATGGGTGCAGCTATGGCTCCAGCAGCAGTAGATACTATAAGAATGCATTTAGCTGATACAGGATTTAAACCAGACGACTATGATCTTATTATTACAGGTGATTTAGGAAAAATTGGTCACCAAATAGCATTAGAGCTATTAGAAAAAGAAGGCTACGATCTATCAAAGGTTTTAAAGGATTGTGGAATAGAAGTATTTGATAATGAAAAACAAGATACCCATTCAGGTGGTAGTGGATGTGGTTGCTCTGCTGTAGTGTTTTGTGGATATTTATATGATCAATTAAAGTCAAAAAACTTAAATAAAATATTACTAATTTCTACAGGAGCATTGCTATCACCTACAAGTACATTACAAGGAGAATCTATTCCCAGTATAGCTCATGCAGTTACAATAGAAAGCAAATTAGTAAATTAGGAGATGATAATATGCAGTATGTAAATGCATTTATAGTAGGTGGAATAATTTGTGTAATTGGACAAATTATAATTAATAAAACAAAGCTTACACCTGCACATGTTTTAGTTTTATTTGTAACATTAGGAGTTGTGCTGGGTGCTATTGGCTTATATGAACCTATAGTAAAATTTGGTTGTGCGGGAGCAACAGTTCCAATTCCAGGTTTTGGATATTCCTTAGCTAAAGGAGCAATGAAAGGGGTTGATGAACATGGCATATTAGGCGCCTTTACTGGAGGAATATCGTCTACTGCTGGAGGAATTACAGCCGCCATAGTTTTCGGGTATTTAATGGCAGTACTATTTACTCCAAAAACCAAACCATAGGATGTGGAAAAATGAATAATACGAATACAGAAAAAAGAAAAATTATATTAGTAACAGATGGAGATTCTTGTGCTCAAAAGACATTAGAAATAGCAGTTTCAAATATAGGGGGAAGATGTATCTCAAGATCGGGAGGTAATCCTACCCCTATTACATCTTCCGAAATAGTTGAGCTAGTAAAACAAGCTAAAAATGATCCAGTAGTAGTTATGGTTGATGATAGAGGAAACACTGGTATAGGTAAAGGCGAGCAAGCTATGTTTGAAATTATAAATCATCCTGAAATAGAAGTACTTGGAATTGTTGCCGTAGCTTCAAACACTAAAGGAGTGAGAGGAGTAAGAGTAGATTACTCTATAGATAATAATGGTAACATGATTAATGCTCCTGTAGACAAGCATGGAAATATAAGCGATAAAAAAGTACTATATGGGGATACAGTAGATATTATTAATAATTGTAATGTTCCTATTGTTATTGGAGTAGGTGATATTGGGAAGATGGAAGGAAAGGATGTAAGCGAAATAGGAGCTCCTATAATTACAAAAGCATTAGAAGAGATAATTACTAGAAACTCTACTCAAAATAAAAAAGGTTATAGACATTAGTTTAATCTATAACCTTTTTTATTTAATTTATTTTGAATAGTAATTTTAAAAAGATTAATTATTATCTAGGGAATCTATAGTATCATCATCTATATCTTCTATTTCTCCTTCATTAGGTCCTCCCTCAGTTTCTGTTCCATCTGGAGAACCACCTGGAAAAGGGATGCCTAATCCATCTACTAATGGGTCATAGTATCCACTAGGAAGTTCGTAAATATAGTCTAATGGTGTAATACCACCATGTTCTGCTGGATAATAAGGAATTGGTCTTTGTACAAATACCTTAGATTGTACTTGCCAAGGTGGAGTTAAATCTGTAGCTAACTTGCCAGATGGTACGTGAATATCCGCAAGTACATGAACATCACATTTCCCAGTAGGCTGAGTACCCTTAATAAATATCTCAGATTTAACTGTACTACCTCTAGGGTCTAGTGCGCAAAGTTCTGTAGGAAGTTTACCAGAAATAGTACATATATTAACTCTTACTATATCACTTGGCATTTCGAAGTCCTTAACCGAGTGACCCTCATGAACTCTTTTCATAACTTTGCTCCATAAAGATGCAGCAGCGGGACTACCTGAAGTTAATTTTACAGGTTGATCAGATCCAATCCAAACAGATGCTGAATAATAAGGAGTATAACCTACAAACCATGCATCTTTTTGACTATCTGTTGTACCAGTTTTACCAGCTACAGGCATACTTCCAATATTAGCTCCTTTACCAGTACCTCTAGGAGATGAAACAACTCCACGAAGCATATCAGTTACAATATATGCGGATTGTTCTGTTATTACTCTATGCTGCTGAGGCTTATTTTCTAAAATAAGATTTCCGTGTCTATCATGTACTGTAGTAAAGGTAGTTGGACTAGTGTAAAGTCCTTTATTAGCTAATACATTGAAGGCAGTATTCATTTCTAATGGACTAACACCTCTAGTCATACCACCTAAAGCAGTAGCCAATGTTTCATCAGTATATTTTTTACCATTAATAGTTAATGGGTTTTCTCTAGTATGAACTGTAGTTATACCCATATTTTTCATAGAATCTAGCATAGTATTTATTGAAGAATTTTGATCACCACTAAGCATACTTGCTAGCTTAACTGCAAATATGTTACCAGAACGTTCCACACCTTCACGTAGAGTAATTAATCCACGATAGCTTTTATCAAAGTTTCTAGGCCAAGGTGTATTAGGTGTAGATTTATTAAAGTAGTGAGGAATATCATCTACTATACTTCCAGCAGTAAAACCATGCTCAATAGCTGGAGCATATACTGCTATTGGTTTAATGGATGATCCAGGCTGTCTAGGAGTCAAAGCTCTGTTAAGTATTCTTTGACCAGAGGTCATACGTCCACCAACAATAGCCTTAATTTCTCCAGTTTGATGATCACTAATAACCATAGCAGATTGAGGCTGAATTTGGCCTTCGTTATCTCTTATATTTTTTTCAGAATCTTCAGTAAAGCCTTCTTTGGCCAATAGCTTTGCTCTATCTGCATTATTTATTTTAGGAAAGTTACTTGAATTAGCATATTCTTCATCTAATATTTTTTGAATTCTTGTATCTAAAGTACTATTAATTCTAAGACCACCAGAATAAAGCATATCAATAGCTTCATCTTCTGAGTAGCCACTATCTTTTAATGCCTGTATAACATCTTTTTTTACCAAATCTCCAAAAAATGAAGAGATATTTTCGGATATTTGCCGATTAGGTTTTAAGTGAGATTTAACATCTTCTTCTAATGCTTGGTTATACTCAGTTTCTGTAATATATCCTAATCTTTTCATTGCATTGAGTACTAATTTTTGTCTACTAATAACATACTCATCAATTTTATCATTCATTATTACAGTATATACTGGATCTGAATCATCTAATACAACATGATGCTCTTGTACATCTTCTTTTTTCAATGTGATAATTGGTGTATTTCTTGAAGGATATTTTGTTATTCCAGCAATTAATGCAGATTCTGCAAGGGTTAAATCTTTAGCATCCTTAGAAAAATACACTTGGGCAGCTGCCTGTACACCATGTGCTCCACTTCCTAAATAAATAGTATTTAGATATGCTTCTAAAATTTGTTCCTTTGATAGCTGTTTGTTTAGCATAATACCATAATAAGCATCTTTGATTTTTCTGCTATAGCTTTTATCGGAACGACTTAAATATAGGTTTACAGCTAACTGTTGGTTAATTGTACTGGCACCTTGTCTAGAACCTGTACGAAGGTTTGTCCAAAGTGCACCAAAAATACGCTTTATATCTACTCCTTTGTGAGTCCAAAAACGCTCATCTTCAATTGAAACAAAAGCACTCGTTAAATGCTCAGGCATTTCAGAATAATCTACTACAACTCTAAATTTGTTAGATTCTATTTTTTCAATTACTTGGCCCTCAGAATCTAAAATAAAGGAGCTCTCATCGAGCATTTCGTATATATTTGAAGCATCAATAGGCTCCGTGTTTTTAATGATGCTCATTACAATTCCTGCTACAGCACCAGCACCAATAAAACCAATTAATATCATTGTAACTAATATTACTCTAAAAATACTTAGCTTTCTTTTTTTATTATTGTCTTTGTCAGTTTGTCTGCTTAGTTTTTTATCTGACATGTTTAACACCTCCATAAAGAGTGAATCTAATAGGTTTAGGAGAATAGATCAAAGATATTATACCATATTACTAATAATGCTATTATATAAATATAGCATATAGGCATTAACATTACAATTATATCATACTTTATGTAAAGTATACATTGTATCTTTATTCTCCAAGCTTTGTTATATAATAAAAAAATATTTGTATTAAGATAAGCAGAATAAGTCTGTTGTTCTAGAATCAAATAATAGCAATATAGTTGTGATCATTATATAATGTAAGTACATATAATAGCATAGGGGTGATGTCCTTGAGCATTATTAAATTAGGTAAGAAAAAATATTTAAAGTTTAAAATCATAACTATCCTAATTCTAATTGTTATAATACTAACTATGTGTTTTTTATACATAGATAGAGAAATTACCCCTACTGTACAAGCTATTGGAGAATTAAAAGCACAGGAAATCACTACAAGAGCTATTAATGAATCTGTAAGTTTAGTATTAAAACAAGATATACAGTATCAAGATTTGATTTCTGTAAAAGAAGATGATGAAGGTAACATAACTATGATGCAAGCTAATACTTTTTTGATGAACAAAGTAGCTTCAGATGTAGCTTTGACTATTCAAGACCATCTTAAACAAATAAAAACAACTTCTGATCGAATACCCTTAGGTAATGCTTTGGGAAGTCAACTTTTAGCCCAATATGGTCCTAAAATAAAGCTTACTGTAACCCCATTAGGA is a window of Alkaliphilus flagellatus DNA encoding:
- a CDS encoding MogA/MoaB family molybdenum cofactor biosynthesis protein, with product MITVGIITASDKGSKGERTDKSGPLIGEMLEPIGGVVREYMIVPDEREKLAEGLIYMCDEAKLDIIFTTGGTGFSPRDVTPEATLDVVERLTPGISEAIRMKSLSVTPKAMLSRAVSGIRKQTLIINLPGSPKGVKECLEVILPVLSHGIGILKGTDSECGHDVK
- a CDS encoding phage holin family protein, whose translation is MRFLARWFISAISIYIIANLSLGVTASSFKATLVAAAILGIVNTIIKPILVILTLPINIMTLGLFTFIINGITLMITSSIVGGFEVKNIFAAVVASVLISIVNMILTSLTGVKK
- a CDS encoding GNAT family N-acetyltransferase, producing MENIIDTKLDKFKLRFGNEKDVPLILQFIKELADYEKLLHEVVATEEILMDSLFKQKSAEVVIGEYENKSVSFALFFHNFSTFLGRSGIYLEDLYVKPEMRGKGIGKLMLSFLGKLAIERGCGRLEWWCLDWNEPSIQFYKSMSAIPMDEWTVYRVCDEALVDLAKGYDS
- a CDS encoding DUF3221 domain-containing protein, with translation MKKSLILIIGIIMIFTIVAGCSNSEKDNEVSFIATVLENNQSYLLVEPVEGSSELSSADKIMVSIGDETLLKSQNEQTIVDNIEVGSKVEVFYDGRIAESYPAQINTCHQVKILDYNIFTTEDENFLVKTYINKLELKENEEISMYSTIEYIGEKDNITIWSGEPYFHYTIYNGQEYFNEGITEDLLKQTVLNKGEIYTIPFSKSGGFSGDDPKADFWKHYYSEKELKLPKGEYSFTAYTDFALTEEQTEKVTLKIDFEVKVK
- a CDS encoding DNA-3-methyladenine glycosylase I, which translates into the protein MKRCSWCENDELYIKYHDEEWGVPVHDDNKHFEFLVLESAQAGLSWITILRKRDNYRKAYDNFDPVKVAKYDEEKINELINNPGIIRNRRKIEASVNNAQRFLEIQKEFGSFNNYLWGFINNETIKNEWDNISQVPANTDLSSKISKDLKKRGFRFVGSTIIYSYLQAAGLVNDHIKDCFRYNDI
- the spoIIAA gene encoding anti-sigma F factor antagonist — translated: MQLQYEMVDNILIVKFDGELDHHVAENIRTDLDDTISQHRIKNLVFDLSGMGFMDSSGIGVIIGRYKNISKLGGKVSVIHVTDQIDKIFSLAGLYNIISKHNNKSEALNCM
- the spoIIAB gene encoding anti-sigma F factor; this encodes MEYKNYMKIEFDSKSQNEAFARVVVAAFASQLDPTIEEITDIKTAVSEAVTNAIIHGYESNMGMVTVTCRINGNELEIIIEDKGHGIDNVEQAREPLFTSKPQLERSGMGFTVMETFMDEIEVYSELEKGTTIRMVKKFKSLNVE
- the sigF gene encoding RNA polymerase sporulation sigma factor SigF, which produces MNFPAFSGEQVEILEHEKTIELILEAQKGSLQAQETLVSHNLGLVRSVIRRFANRGYDREDLFQLGCIGLIKAIKKFDISFDVRFSTYAVPMIIGEIKRFLRDDGIIKVSRSLKQTAARVKMTKERLQKEQGREPTLQEIADDMDVTKEEIVMALDSSAHPEYLYDVIHHDDGSPIHLIDKISETDSLEDSEVIDRIMLQEAIAKLEPRERQIIFLRYFKDQTQTEIAQVLGISQVQVSRIEKKVLQNMKDLMKKA
- a CDS encoding stage V sporulation protein AA translates to MSNNNQVFLRVNGKVSLPKSQSVVLKDLVEISADKEIKKKLENLSYPVNIKDNSNILISVISLITFIKENISDVDLVVIGETDILISFQDDNINTDKYKKLRVLVVCLLLFIGSITAIINFHSDVDMKTAHTVIYKIITGVETDRPLLLQIPYSLGIGVGMAVFFNHIFKKKINNEPTPLEMEIYSYQQSVDEYIKNNNSEQR
- a CDS encoding stage V sporulation protein AB; the protein is MKYTIVPLLGFSNGIIVGSGIVALLSLLDIIPRLAQLTKTYNNIKLYESVIVGAAVLASITSLTGVGINLGKFTVIIVGFSMGIFIGLLASALAEVLNVMPVLIRRFRLDGYIIYIVYSLILGKVLGSLLNWTLYFKFK
- the spoVAC gene encoding stage V sporulation protein AC, encoding MSKNQANKNKAYQNYVDTKIPKPHLLKNCIWAFLVGGAICTIGEVIHRVIESHYKYSHLDVSDITTLIMVFIGAFLTGIGIYDIIGKRAGAGSLIPITGFANSIVAPAMEFKREGFIMGVAAKMFVLAGPVLVYGIGSSVIVGILYYIFKK